TAATCCGGGGTCGACAACAAGGCAGCCCTTTTCACAGCCAAGAGAAACTCTGCCCTCTCTACAAACATTTTATTTTCGGAAACACCCGGTACTACCTGTTTATAATCAGGGAATTCCCCCTCTATAAGTCGCGAAATAATCACAATATTGCCAAGATCAAAAAGCGCTTGGTTATTATTAATAATTAAAGATAGCTCTCCTTCATCTTTTAAATTACGGATTAACTCATGAATGGTTTTTATTGGAACAATTGTCCTGATATCTTTATCGATACTTTGGTTAATTTTCTTATCGATTATTGCCAACCTTTTACCATCGGTTGCAACAAGATTAATATTACCTTTTTCGATTTTAAAAAGTATGCCGTTTAATATATACCTCGTTTCATCAAAAGAAACAGCAAAAGATGTCAGATTTAACATCTCTTTTAACACTCCCTGATCTATCTTAATCACCTCTTTATCTTTAAATTCAGGAAGTTTTGGGAATTCTTCACTCGAAAGCCCGACAATCTTAAACTGACAGGTATCAGTCTCTATTATAACCATATTATTCTTTTTGGTGCTTATACTAATACTATCTGCGGGTAATTCCTTAACAATCTCTCCCAATTTTTTAGCAGGTATAGTAATTAACCCTGGTTCAGAGGTATTCACAGGTAATACACAACTTATACCTATATCTAAATCTGTTGCGGTAAGCCTGATACTATCCTGATGTGCTTCAAGTAACACATTCGAGAGTATAGGCAAGGCTGATTTCGAAGAAATAACGTTTTGAACTGCCTGAATACCCGAAACCAGCACATCTTTTTTAATTTTAAATTTCATTTTATTCCTCCCTATTAATATATATTTAGAAAAACTTAAATAGTATTAGTAATAAAAAGGTTGTGTTTCTGTTGAAAAGTTTATAACTATTTTTATTTTATAGTGTTGTAAATACCAAAAACATTGCATAAGTTCTTAATTTACTGTTGAATTATCTGAATGATCCTTTCGATTCTGGCTTTAAGATTTGGGTTTAAGTTAACACCCTCCTTAATTTTATTACATGAATGCAAAACGGTGGTATGATCCTTGCCACCAAAGAATTCCCCTATTTCAGGAAGCGACAAATCGGTCAATTCTCTGCTTAAATACATGGCAATTTGCCTGGGTAAAACAATGTTTTTATTTCTTCTTTTGGTTTTTAAGTCAAATATGGACACCCCAAACTCTTCAGATACACAGCGTTGTATAAAGTCTATATTAATATTTTTCTGGGTTTCCCTACAAAGGTCTTTTAAAACCTCCTTGGTTAAATCAAGGGTAATGGGTTTTTCTTCGAGCAATGAATAAGCTATGGTGCGGATCAGCGCACCCTCTAACTCCCTTATATTTGTTTTGACCAGCTGGGCAATAAAAAATATAACCTCATCCGGTACCGCAACAGGCTCCCTTTCAATCTTTTTCTTCAATATTGCTATTCGTGTTTCCAGGTCAGGAGGCTGCACATCTGTGGTTAGCCCCCAGCTAAAGCGCGAAACAAGGCGGTCCTGGAGGTTAGAAATTTCTTTTGGCGGCCTGTCAGAAGAAATTATTATTTGTTTATGCGCATCATAAAGAGTGTTAAATGTGTGAAAGAATTCTTCCTGGGTAGATTCCTTGCCGGCAATAAAATGTATATCATCGATGACCAGCACATCAACATTACGGTATTTTTGCCTGAAATTATTTGTTGAGTGGTGCTGGATTGAGTCAATAAGCTCATTAGTAAAGCGCTCGGATGAAATATAATATATTTTTGAATTCGGGTTCTTTAATTTAATCTGATGGCAGATTGCTTGCATAAGGTGCGTTTTACCGAGGCCGACCCCGCCATAGATAAATAAAGGATTATAGGTTTTTGCTGGAGAATCCGCAACAGCTAAAGAGTAAGCGTGCGCATGCCTATTTGATGGGCCTATGACAAAATTATCAAACGTGTATCTGGGGTTAAGGTTTAATGAGTCTTTGCCAACCGGTCTCTGAGTAAGGCTTGGTTCCGCTTTGGCTTGCTTAAGCTCAGATTCAGGAGCAACGATTAATTCTATGGTGATACTTGAAGCGGCATTATAACTCACAGCCTTTTCAATAACATTTTTATAGTGCCCTTCAACCCAATCTTTAAAAAACCCATCTGGAGCTTCCAGGGTTGCCTTATTCGGCTCTAGCGACAAAAGCTTGAGCGGCTCGATCCATGCGGAATATATCGAATCCCCTAGCTCGTTGCGAAGAGTTTCCTTGCTCGATTCCCAGATTTTTCCTGCTGGTTTATGCATACTATTAGGGGGTTATCTACAGTATCCACAATTTATACACAGCTTTAATAACTCTGTGGAATACTATTTTTGAAGACCGGTGACTATTATACATAAAAATTTTATGCAGTCAATATAATTGTTTCAACAAGTTTTTAACATTCAGAAAATTTTTCAGAAAAAACAAAACCTACGGCATTGACTTAAGTTAAATTTGTGTTATAATTATCCACCGTTATAAAAATTTATTATTTAACAACAACAATTATAACCGGAGAATACCGCATGAAAAAAAATATTAAAACACCGACGAGGAGAATTGGAAAAAGGAGGCATGGGTTTTTGAGTCGCATGAGAACAGCTTCCGGCAGGGCAGTTATAACGAGAAGAAGGCTGAAAGGAAGAAAAGCATTAAGCAAGTGAAAACCCGAATATTTTTTGTCAATTTAATTGAAGCTTACCAAAAATACGCTAGTCATAGCATGCCTAAAAGCTGCAGGTTTATACCCAGCTGTTCCGAATATACTAAGCAGGCACTTTTAAAGTATGGCTGTATTAAAGGATGGTTTTTGGGATTCAAAAGGTTATTGCGCTGCCATCCATTTTCTGGCCAGCATGGCTATGACCCGGTAAAATAAAGAATCGGAGAAAATATGCAAAAAAGAATTATCTTAGCTTTTTCCCTGTCAATGCTAATCATGATAACCTGGTCTGCGCTAGTATCTAAACCGCAACCAATTGTAAATAAAGAAGTTGCGCTTAGTGAAGTTACTTTGCCAAAGCAAGAAGTTTTAAATAATATTGCTGAAGCAAAGCCTTCTCTGGCTGAGAAGACCGGCAGAGATATTGAGGTTATTGCGGACCAATGGGGAAAAATAATTTTCTCTGAGAATGAAGCAGCGATCTCTGATGTATCTTTTAAAAATTACAACTACCAGAATTTGCTGCTAAATGAAGGCCTATCTTTAAAAGGTAGTAATAAATTTGTTTTGCTTGAAAATACTCCTAAAAGCATTAAATTTGTCCAATCTGATAAAGATAAAAAGATTATTAAAGATTTTATTTTTTGTAAGCCTAAGTATTGTATAGAGTTATATATTTCTATCACTAACAATTCAAATACTGATCTTAAGTTTGCCTTTCCTTTGGTATTAGGTGTTATTAAAGATTCTAAAGACCAGCTTCTTGGAAGATATGAAGATGTAACTGTCGCTGTTGCGAATAAATTTACTCATGTCAATCTTAAAAATGATAAGGATTTTTCTAATGTAAAATATTTATCTTATAGGGATAGGTATTTTTCTTTAATAGTAGAGCCCGTAGAAGGAAACTATTCTGGCTATATACGCCGGTTTAACGGAATAAAGGGATCGGAGATTGGATTGATCTCAGGCGATTATTTGATAAAACCAGGGCAAACCCATATAGAAAAATTCGCTATCTATTTGGGACCTCAAGATTTAAGTCACATTAACAATGTCAGTACCAGCTGGGGTAATATTGTAAATTATGGTACTTTTGATTTTTTTGGGCAGATAATTTTTCAATCAATGGAAATGATATTTAAAATCGTTCATAATTGGGGAGTGGTTATAATCATTCTAGGGGTTTTTATTTATTTGCTGTTTTATCCGCTTACAAATAAACAGATGCGTTCTATGAAAGCCATGCAAGCTTTACAGCCCAAAGTCGAGGAATTAAGGGCCAGGTTGAAAGATAACCCCCAGAAACTTAATAAGGAGATAATGGCTCTATATCGTGAGAATAAAGTCAATCCTTTAAGCGGATGCTTGCCGATATTATTGCAGATACCGATATTTTTTGCATTATATCAAGTCTTAATGAGGTCTGTCGCTTTGAAGGGAGCAGAATTTTTGTGGATTAAAGACCTTGCTGAGCCGGACAGGCTATTTATACTACCCAAAAACATCCCTTTATTAGGCAATGAGATCAATTTATTGCCGATATTGATGGCTATCGGTATGTTTATGCAAAACAAATTGTCTATGTCGTCGTCAAGCGGCGCTAGTGCGGAACAGCAAAAACTTATGATGTTTATGTTACCGATAGTATTTGGATTTCTTTTTTATCATATGCCTTCAGGCCTAGTGCTGTATTGGTTTGTAAATAGCTTATTGATGCTAGTAAATCAAATCAAATTAAACTTGGCTAAATAGTATTAAATAATATGAAGAAAAATAGCATTGAAATAGAAGGAAACAGTGTAGAACAGGCCATAAAAAAAGCGCTTAAGGAATTACAGCTGCCTCGAGATAAAGTTAAAATTAAGGTGCTTTCTGAAGAAAAGAAGGGGCTATTTGGCATGCCTGGTGCTAAGCCTGCTAAGGTGCGGGTAACGCCAATTTAGGGCCTAAGCCAAGAAATTGATTGACAAACTAAGAAAATGGGTTTATCGTATTAATTGTTAATTAAACATAAAGTTCCACGCGGAACATTAAAATGGGCAAAACCATAGTAATTTGCAATCAAAAAGGTGGCACAGGCAAAACAACATCAGCTGTTAATCTTTCGGCATGTTTTGCCATGATGGGCAAAAAGACCCTGTTAATTGACCTAGACCCTCAAGCAAACGCAACAAGCGGCCTAGGCATCAACAGGGCAGACATAAAAAAAAGCGCTTACCATATCCTTATGGAAGAATGCAGCGCAGACGAGATCAAGCTAAAAACCTCGATATACAACCTAGAATTAATACCTTCGAATTTAGATTTAACCGGAGCAGAGATTGAACTAGTAGGAGCGCTAGGTAGGGAGCATAGGCTAAAAAAAGCATTATTAAATATTAAAAATAATCATGAATTTATAATTATAGACTCTCCGCCTTCACTTGGGTTATTGACCATAAATGCTTTATGTGCAGCTAATTCAATATTGATTCCAGTGCAATCTGAATATTTTGCTTTAGAAGGATTGTCGCAACTACTTCATACTGTTGAGCTTGTGAGAAATAATCTAAACCAAGAGCTCTATATCGAAGGCGTTTTTCTTACAATGGCAGACGTGAGGACTAATTTAAGCCGAGAAGTAATACAAGAGGTTAAGAATCATTTTAAAGATAAAGTTTACAATACAATTATCCCGCGTAACATACGCTTAGGAGAAGCTCCAAGTTATGGCAAGCCTATTTCGTTGTATGACAAAGCTTCTATTGGCGCTCAAAAATATGAAGAATTAAGTAGGGAAATTTTAGGCCTACCCGCAACAAATAACAGATTGGACAATTTAGAAACAAACAATTCTCCAGATCGGACATAAAAGAGGAGCTTATTATGGAAAGAAGAGCTTTAGGAAGGGGAATTAGCGCTTTAATCCCGGAACAGACAGAAGAAAAAAGCTTAAAAATTAATTTAATCAAGGTGGATAACATAAAGCCGAATCCCTATCAGCCGAGAAAAAATTTTGATCAGGAGAGTTTAGATGAATTAATACAATCAATAAGAGAAAGAGGAGTAATCCAGCCAATTTTGGTAAGGCGTAAAGGCGATAGTTTCGAGCTTATCGCCGGCGAGAGGAGATTTAGAGCTGCCATAGCCCTTAAGCTGCAAGAAATCCCGGCGATTATTAAAGAAGCGGAAGATATTGATTCGCTGGAGCTTTCTCTGGTTGAAAACCTTCAGCGGGAAGATTTGAACCCCATCGAGGAGGCCAGGGCGTATCAGTACATGATAGAAAAATTCCAATACACCCAAGAAAGAATCAGTGAAGTTTTAGGAAAATCCAGAGTAAGTGTGACCAATAGTTTACGTTTACTTAAGCTTCCCATAGAAGTGCAAGAAGAATTAAAAAATGGCAGGATTTCGTTTGCCCATGGAAGAGCGCTTTTAGAGTTGGATGAGCCTAATTTGCAAAGAAAAATAATGAATGATATTATCTCTAACTCTTTGTCTGTAAGGGAGTTAGAGAACATCATAAAAAGTAAAAGGAAAACGCTTGTCAGAAAACACCCTAGCGCCAGAAATCAAGATACCTATTTAGCCGTGATCGAAGAGCAGTTGCAGCATCATCTGGCCACAAAGGTCAATATTCTCAAAAAGAAGAAACGCGGCAAAATAATAATTGAATTCTTTTCAGATGAAGACTTAAATAGAATTATAAAAAAATTAAAAGGAGAAGTTTAAACATGAACAAGGCTGTATTAATATTAATCAAGCCTGACGGATTGAAAAAGTCGCTAACGGGAAATATTCTTACAAGGCTGTCAGAGACCAAACTCGAGATTGTTGCTGCAAAAATGGTCAGGGTAAAAAGGGATTTAGCTGCGGAACACTATAAGCATTTAAATGATAAGCCGTTTTTTGAAGAGCTGATAAAGTATTTACAGGGGGAGCTTCATAACCGCAAAAAAGTGATGGCGTTGATTTATTGGGGCAAGGACGCTATTAATAAATGCAGAGAATTGGCAGGCGCCACTAATCCCGAGGAGGCCGAGTCAACAAGTATAAGGGGATCTTACGGCAGGATAACTACCTCCGGGCTTTATGAAAACGTTATTCATGTTTCTTCAAATGAATCTGAAGCAGAAAGAGAAATAAAACTTTGGTTTAATCCCGACGAAATAATAGTAGATTTATATCCTTCAAAAGAAATTATTGAAAAAGAAATAAAGACAAGGGTATGGGCTTAATATGATTACAAGCATGACAGGTTTTGGCGCGGCCGAGGCAGATATAGGTTTGCTGGGCAAGGTTAGGATCGAGCTGAGAAGCTCTAACCATAAATTCCTGGAAGTTTCTTTGCACCTCTCTGAAGGGTTTTTAAGCCTGGAAGACAAATTTAAAAAAGAAATCGAATCAAAGATAAAAAGAGGGAGGGTTGTATGTGTTATGAACATGCCTGCGCATAAATCCTCGCCTGTTTCAATTAACAAAGCGCTGTTAAAAA
This genomic stretch from Candidatus Omnitrophota bacterium harbors:
- a CDS encoding 50S ribosomal protein L34, producing the protein MKKNIKTPTRRIGKRRHGFLSRMRTASGRAVITRRRLKGRKALSK
- a CDS encoding ParB/RepB/Spo0J family partition protein, producing the protein MERRALGRGISALIPEQTEEKSLKINLIKVDNIKPNPYQPRKNFDQESLDELIQSIRERGVIQPILVRRKGDSFELIAGERRFRAAIALKLQEIPAIIKEAEDIDSLELSLVENLQREDLNPIEEARAYQYMIEKFQYTQERISEVLGKSRVSVTNSLRLLKLPIEVQEELKNGRISFAHGRALLELDEPNLQRKIMNDIISNSLSVRELENIIKSKRKTLVRKHPSARNQDTYLAVIEEQLQHHLATKVNILKKKKRGKIIIEFFSDEDLNRIIKKLKGEV
- the dnaA gene encoding chromosomal replication initiator protein DnaA, translating into MHKPAGKIWESSKETLRNELGDSIYSAWIEPLKLLSLEPNKATLEAPDGFFKDWVEGHYKNVIEKAVSYNAASSITIELIVAPESELKQAKAEPSLTQRPVGKDSLNLNPRYTFDNFVIGPSNRHAHAYSLAVADSPAKTYNPLFIYGGVGLGKTHLMQAICHQIKLKNPNSKIYYISSERFTNELIDSIQHHSTNNFRQKYRNVDVLVIDDIHFIAGKESTQEEFFHTFNTLYDAHKQIIISSDRPPKEISNLQDRLVSRFSWGLTTDVQPPDLETRIAILKKKIEREPVAVPDEVIFFIAQLVKTNIRELEGALIRTIAYSLLEEKPITLDLTKEVLKDLCRETQKNINIDFIQRCVSEEFGVSIFDLKTKRRNKNIVLPRQIAMYLSRELTDLSLPEIGEFFGGKDHTTVLHSCNKIKEGVNLNPNLKARIERIIQIIQQ
- the dnaN gene encoding DNA polymerase III subunit beta, which encodes MKFKIKKDVLVSGIQAVQNVISSKSALPILSNVLLEAHQDSIRLTATDLDIGISCVLPVNTSEPGLITIPAKKLGEIVKELPADSISISTKKNNMVIIETDTCQFKIVGLSSEEFPKLPEFKDKEVIKIDQGVLKEMLNLTSFAVSFDETRYILNGILFKIEKGNINLVATDGKRLAIIDKKINQSIDKDIRTIVPIKTIHELIRNLKDEGELSLIINNNQALFDLGNIVIISRLIEGEFPDYKQVVPGVSENKMFVERAEFLLAVKRAALLSTPDYQAIKFEMFKDKLVVSKTTPDIGESREELRIEYKGKELVIGFNPNYLIDVLKNLKDEKVCLEVTDSDKPAVVRVDGYTYVVLPMRLG
- a CDS encoding nucleoside-diphosphate kinase; translation: MNKAVLILIKPDGLKKSLTGNILTRLSETKLEIVAAKMVRVKRDLAAEHYKHLNDKPFFEELIKYLQGELHNRKKVMALIYWGKDAINKCRELAGATNPEEAESTSIRGSYGRITTSGLYENVIHVSSNESEAEREIKLWFNPDEIIVDLYPSKEIIEKEIKTRVWA
- a CDS encoding ParA family protein; its protein translation is MGKTIVICNQKGGTGKTTSAVNLSACFAMMGKKTLLIDLDPQANATSGLGINRADIKKSAYHILMEECSADEIKLKTSIYNLELIPSNLDLTGAEIELVGALGREHRLKKALLNIKNNHEFIIIDSPPSLGLLTINALCAANSILIPVQSEYFALEGLSQLLHTVELVRNNLNQELYIEGVFLTMADVRTNLSREVIQEVKNHFKDKVYNTIIPRNIRLGEAPSYGKPISLYDKASIGAQKYEELSREILGLPATNNRLDNLETNNSPDRT
- the yidC gene encoding membrane protein insertase YidC; translated protein: MQKRIILAFSLSMLIMITWSALVSKPQPIVNKEVALSEVTLPKQEVLNNIAEAKPSLAEKTGRDIEVIADQWGKIIFSENEAAISDVSFKNYNYQNLLLNEGLSLKGSNKFVLLENTPKSIKFVQSDKDKKIIKDFIFCKPKYCIELYISITNNSNTDLKFAFPLVLGVIKDSKDQLLGRYEDVTVAVANKFTHVNLKNDKDFSNVKYLSYRDRYFSLIVEPVEGNYSGYIRRFNGIKGSEIGLISGDYLIKPGQTHIEKFAIYLGPQDLSHINNVSTSWGNIVNYGTFDFFGQIIFQSMEMIFKIVHNWGVVIIILGVFIYLLFYPLTNKQMRSMKAMQALQPKVEELRARLKDNPQKLNKEIMALYRENKVNPLSGCLPILLQIPIFFALYQVLMRSVALKGAEFLWIKDLAEPDRLFILPKNIPLLGNEINLLPILMAIGMFMQNKLSMSSSSGASAEQQKLMMFMLPIVFGFLFYHMPSGLVLYWFVNSLLMLVNQIKLNLAK
- the yidD gene encoding membrane protein insertion efficiency factor YidD; protein product: MKQVKTRIFFVNLIEAYQKYASHSMPKSCRFIPSCSEYTKQALLKYGCIKGWFLGFKRLLRCHPFSGQHGYDPVK